From Streptomyces sp. CMB-StM0423, a single genomic window includes:
- a CDS encoding ABC transporter ATP-binding protein — protein MTAATTRTAPPDNDVLWARSLHYAHGGTPALAGVSLGVAQGEILAVTGPRGSGKTTLLKCLSGQLLPQQGEVWFNSGPVHTLSGGARERLRRDRFGWIGTRPELVPELTAWENAALPLLLAGDSHRAARRAALEWLERLDAGDIARCRPAVLPQVQRQRIAIARALVAGPDVVFADEPTAPLRRAEGMQALRTLVAAARSHGISVVLTGPEGDAAVTGAADRTFPLVDGRRASGARTAAEAGEYGDGAAAPAGASGPAGATENSEDSCSVSA, from the coding sequence ATGACCGCGGCGACCACTCGGACCGCCCCACCCGACAACGACGTGCTGTGGGCCCGCTCCCTGCACTACGCCCACGGCGGCACCCCGGCGCTGGCCGGGGTCTCCCTGGGCGTCGCGCAGGGCGAGATCCTCGCCGTCACCGGGCCGCGCGGCAGCGGCAAGACGACGCTGCTGAAGTGCCTGTCCGGGCAACTGCTGCCGCAGCAGGGCGAGGTGTGGTTCAACAGCGGCCCCGTGCACACCCTGTCCGGCGGCGCCCGCGAGCGGCTGCGCCGGGACCGGTTCGGCTGGATCGGCACCCGCCCCGAGCTGGTCCCGGAGCTGACCGCCTGGGAGAACGCGGCGCTGCCGCTGCTGCTGGCCGGCGACTCGCACCGCGCGGCGCGGCGCGCGGCGCTGGAGTGGCTGGAGCGCCTCGACGCGGGCGACATCGCGCGCTGCCGGCCCGCGGTGCTGCCCCAGGTGCAGCGCCAGCGGATCGCCATCGCCCGCGCGCTGGTCGCCGGGCCCGACGTGGTCTTCGCCGACGAGCCGACCGCGCCGCTGCGGCGGGCGGAGGGGATGCAGGCGCTGCGTACGCTCGTGGCGGCGGCCCGCTCGCACGGGATCAGCGTCGTGCTCACCGGGCCGGAGGGCGACGCGGCCGTCACGGGGGCGGCGGACCGGACGTTCCCCCTGGTCGACGGGCGCCGGGCGAGCGGGGCGCGGACGGCCGCGGAGGCCGGGGAGTACGGAGACGGGGCGGCGGCTCCCGCGGGGGCTTCGGGGCCTGCGGGGGCGACGGAGAACTCGGAGGACTCGTGCTCAGTCTCCGCCTAG
- a CDS encoding serine hydrolase domain-containing protein, with protein MTTYGDIRARRLLAALLGPVLLAALAACGADRDRDVRGDGAAGIRTQGRAGDPATGAVEKYLDEVWPADAPGTVVAARGGTAVTCSGRGPADPGTGARAGCDTVYDIASMTKQFTAAAIVRLQTEGKLRVTDPLSRHLDGVPAGKRGITLHHLLTHTAGLPESLGDDYDPLSRAELVSGALAAPLQSPPGERYAYSNTGYSLLAAVVEEASGTGYETYLAGHLFRPAGMTATGYVLPDWDRDRIAVEYDRKGRPQGRPVDHPWADDGPYWNLRGNGGMLSTARDLLRWHRALLGDRVLPVKARHLLFKRYVPEGGGADSFYGYGWSLLDLGGAPVATHDGGNDRSSGRVARFLDDGTLVFWISNAATRAGAWDLPALDRELTTGIAERVHHGA; from the coding sequence ATGACGACGTACGGAGACATCCGCGCCCGGCGCCTCCTCGCCGCCCTGCTCGGGCCGGTGCTGCTGGCGGCGCTGGCCGCGTGCGGGGCGGACCGCGACCGGGACGTGCGGGGCGACGGCGCAGCCGGGATACGGACGCAAGGCCGTGCCGGCGACCCGGCCACCGGTGCCGTGGAGAAGTACCTCGACGAGGTGTGGCCGGCAGACGCCCCCGGCACCGTCGTCGCCGCCCGCGGCGGCACGGCGGTGACCTGCTCGGGCCGCGGGCCCGCCGACCCCGGGACCGGTGCCCGCGCGGGCTGCGACACCGTGTACGACATCGCGTCGATGACCAAGCAGTTCACCGCCGCCGCGATCGTCAGGCTCCAGACCGAGGGGAAGCTGCGCGTCACCGACCCGCTCTCCCGCCACCTCGACGGCGTGCCCGCGGGCAAGCGCGGCATCACCCTGCACCACCTCCTCACCCACACCGCGGGACTGCCCGAGTCCCTCGGCGACGACTACGACCCGCTCTCCCGCGCCGAGTTGGTCTCCGGTGCCCTCGCCGCCCCGCTCCAGTCGCCGCCCGGCGAGCGCTACGCGTACTCCAACACCGGCTACAGCCTCCTCGCCGCCGTCGTGGAGGAGGCGTCCGGCACCGGCTACGAGACGTATCTCGCCGGCCACCTCTTCCGCCCCGCCGGCATGACCGCCACCGGCTACGTCCTCCCCGACTGGGACCGGGACCGTATCGCCGTCGAGTACGACCGCAAGGGCCGCCCGCAGGGCCGGCCGGTGGACCACCCCTGGGCGGATGACGGCCCGTACTGGAACCTCCGCGGCAACGGCGGCATGCTCTCCACCGCCCGCGACCTGCTCCGCTGGCACCGCGCCCTCCTCGGCGACCGCGTCCTGCCGGTGAAGGCACGGCACCTGCTCTTCAAGCGGTACGTCCCCGAAGGCGGCGGCGCCGATTCCTTCTACGGCTACGGCTGGAGCCTGCTCGACCTCGGCGGCGCCCCGGTCGCCACCCACGACGGCGGCAACGACCGGTCCTCGGGGCGCGTCGCCCGCTTCCTGGACGACGGCACGCTGGTCTTCTGGATCAGCAACGCCGCGACCCGCGCGGGCGCCTGGGATCTCCCCGCCCTGGACCGGGAGTTGACGACGGGAATCGCCGAACGGGTGCACCACGGCGCCTAG
- a CDS encoding sensor histidine kinase: protein MSGPRTPLRPRRFTLRARLTLVYGAMFLAAGAVLLGLTYVLFNARLGAGGTFSSSSAEPSAAPTGTPARAPGPDAGPGPGPEHQRFTESREDVLRDAAGTSLLTQGGIALLVVGAAAAGSGWLVAGRVLAPLHRVTDTARRIADAPAAGRGLHERIALAGPDDEVKELADTFDTMVERLDRSFDGQRRFVANASHELRTPLTLGRALVETAMHRPAASADIRRLGEDLLQINSRHERLISGLLLLASSENEITERHPVDLADIVTHVVAQAVSAAAKAGIEVTAETAEAWTAGDALLLERLVHNLVENGVRHNSGAGGHVRVTCGTGPGGRAGLRVANTGPTVPPYEIPALFEPFRRLGADRLVTGGGAGLGLSIVRAVARAHGGDADARPRDGGGLTVTVTLPPDPDAGRHAGQEAGKHAGQRAQAAS, encoded by the coding sequence ATGAGCGGCCCGCGCACCCCGCTCCGGCCGCGGCGCTTCACCCTGCGCGCCCGGCTGACGCTCGTCTACGGGGCCATGTTCCTGGCCGCAGGCGCCGTACTCCTCGGCCTCACCTACGTCCTGTTCAACGCCCGCCTCGGCGCCGGCGGCACCTTCAGCAGCAGCTCCGCGGAACCCTCCGCGGCACCGACGGGCACCCCCGCCCGCGCCCCCGGTCCCGACGCCGGTCCCGGACCCGGGCCTGAACACCAGCGATTCACGGAGAGCCGCGAGGACGTCCTGCGCGACGCCGCGGGCACCTCCCTCCTCACCCAGGGCGGCATCGCCCTCCTCGTCGTCGGCGCCGCCGCGGCCGGCTCCGGCTGGCTCGTCGCCGGCCGGGTCCTCGCCCCGCTGCACCGCGTCACCGACACCGCCCGGCGGATCGCCGACGCCCCCGCCGCCGGCCGCGGGCTGCACGAACGCATCGCGCTCGCCGGCCCAGACGACGAGGTCAAGGAACTCGCCGACACCTTCGACACCATGGTCGAACGGCTCGACCGCTCCTTCGACGGCCAGCGCCGCTTCGTCGCCAACGCCTCCCACGAGCTGCGCACCCCGCTCACCCTCGGCCGCGCCCTCGTCGAGACCGCGATGCACCGGCCCGCCGCCTCCGCGGACATCCGGCGGCTGGGCGAGGACCTGCTGCAGATCAACTCCCGCCACGAGCGGCTCATCAGCGGGCTGCTGCTCCTGGCCTCCTCCGAGAACGAGATCACCGAACGGCACCCCGTCGACCTCGCCGACATCGTCACCCACGTCGTCGCCCAGGCCGTTTCCGCGGCGGCGAAGGCCGGGATCGAGGTGACCGCGGAGACCGCGGAGGCGTGGACCGCGGGCGACGCGCTGCTGCTGGAGCGGCTGGTGCACAACCTGGTCGAGAACGGCGTCCGCCACAACTCCGGCGCGGGCGGGCACGTCCGCGTCACCTGCGGCACCGGCCCGGGCGGCCGGGCCGGGCTCCGGGTTGCCAACACCGGGCCCACCGTGCCCCCGTACGAGATCCCCGCCCTCTTCGAGCCGTTCCGCCGCCTCGGCGCCGACCGGCTGGTCACCGGCGGCGGGGCCGGGCTGGGGCTGTCGATCGTACGGGCCGTCGCGCGCGCCCACGGCGGGGACGCGGACGCCCGCCCCCGCGACGGCGGCGGGCTCACGGTGACGGTCACGCTGCCGCCGGACCCGGACGCAGGACGGCACGCCGGGCAGGAAGCCGGAAAGCACGCCGGGCAGCGCGCACAGGCCGCGTCCTAG
- a CDS encoding ABC transporter ATP-binding protein: protein MIELTNVTKTYPGGVTALAGVSLRVAAGELVAVTGPSGSGKSTMLHVLGTLDRPTSGGVRIAGYDVGALSDAGLSALRAHRIGFVFQQFHLAGGTSALDNVADGLLYTGLRPAERRRRAERVLHRVGLGHRMEHRPHELSGGERQRVAVARAVAGDPPLLLADEPTGALDTASGAGVVELLRELNGAGTTVVVITHERELAAALPRQVRLRDGRLEQEGAMTK from the coding sequence GTGATCGAGCTGACGAACGTGACGAAGACCTACCCGGGCGGCGTCACCGCGCTCGCCGGGGTCTCCCTGCGCGTGGCCGCGGGCGAACTCGTCGCCGTCACCGGCCCTTCGGGGTCGGGGAAGTCGACGATGCTGCACGTCCTGGGCACCCTGGACCGCCCCACGTCGGGCGGGGTGCGGATCGCCGGGTACGACGTGGGCGCGCTGTCCGACGCCGGCCTGTCCGCGCTGCGCGCCCACCGGATCGGCTTCGTCTTCCAGCAGTTCCACCTCGCGGGCGGCACGTCGGCCCTCGACAACGTCGCCGACGGCCTCCTCTACACCGGCCTGCGCCCGGCGGAGCGCCGCCGCCGCGCGGAGCGGGTGCTGCACCGGGTGGGCCTGGGCCACCGCATGGAGCACCGGCCGCACGAACTGTCGGGCGGCGAGCGGCAGCGGGTCGCGGTGGCCCGCGCGGTGGCGGGGGACCCGCCGCTGCTGCTGGCGGACGAGCCGACGGGGGCGCTGGACACGGCGTCGGGCGCGGGGGTGGTGGAGCTGCTGCGGGAGCTGAACGGGGCGGGGACGACGGTGGTGGTGATCACGCACGAGCGGGAGCTGGCGGCGGCGCTGCCGCGGCAGGTGCGGTTGCGGGACGGCAGGCTGGAGCAGGAGGGGGCGATGACGAAGTGA
- a CDS encoding ABC transporter permease, giving the protein MKGTSAEEIPPAGLRPGDVVRGGAVGLRTRPLRAVLSALGIAIGIAAMVAVVGISSSSRADLDRTLASLGTNLLTVSPGRTMSGGEAKLPARAESMVARIGPVTSVSAIGQVPDAHVYRTDRIPEAETGGLAAYAVRTGLPATTGARLRTGTWLNAATARYPAVVLGATAAERLGVGRAAPEVRVLVGGAWFTVVGILEPAPLAPELDTGALVGWRAAKDRLGFDGRATTVYMRSADAAVEEVQSVLGATANPAAPNEVEVSRPSDALAAKRAAGEAFTRLLLGVGAVALLVGGVGVANTMVISVLERRAEIGLRRALGATRGHIRTQFLAESLLLSALGGAAGALLGAGVTASYAASQSWPPVIPAWTLAGGLAATLTVGALAGLYPALHASRLSPTTALATP; this is encoded by the coding sequence GTGAAGGGGACGTCGGCCGAGGAGATACCGCCCGCGGGCCTCCGCCCGGGGGATGTGGTGCGCGGCGGGGCGGTGGGGCTGCGGACGCGGCCGCTGCGGGCGGTGCTGTCGGCGCTGGGGATCGCGATCGGGATCGCGGCGATGGTGGCGGTGGTGGGGATCTCGTCGAGTTCGCGGGCGGATCTGGACCGTACGCTCGCGTCGCTCGGCACGAACCTGCTGACGGTCTCGCCGGGCCGGACGATGAGCGGCGGGGAGGCGAAGCTGCCGGCGCGGGCGGAGTCCATGGTGGCCAGGATCGGCCCGGTGACGTCGGTGTCGGCGATCGGCCAGGTCCCGGACGCGCACGTCTACCGCACGGACCGGATCCCGGAGGCGGAGACGGGCGGTCTGGCCGCGTACGCGGTACGCACCGGCCTCCCGGCGACGACGGGCGCGCGGCTGCGTACCGGCACGTGGCTGAACGCGGCGACGGCGCGGTATCCGGCGGTGGTGCTGGGCGCGACGGCGGCGGAGCGGCTGGGCGTGGGCCGGGCGGCACCGGAGGTGCGGGTGCTGGTGGGCGGCGCGTGGTTCACGGTGGTGGGGATCCTGGAGCCGGCGCCGCTGGCACCGGAGCTGGACACCGGGGCGCTGGTGGGGTGGCGGGCGGCGAAGGACCGGCTGGGCTTCGACGGCCGGGCGACGACGGTCTACATGAGGTCGGCGGACGCGGCGGTGGAGGAGGTCCAGTCGGTGCTGGGCGCGACCGCGAACCCGGCGGCGCCGAACGAGGTGGAGGTCTCGCGCCCGTCGGACGCGCTGGCGGCGAAGCGCGCGGCGGGCGAGGCGTTCACGCGGCTGCTGCTGGGGGTGGGCGCGGTGGCGCTGCTGGTGGGCGGCGTGGGGGTGGCGAACACGATGGTCATCTCGGTGCTGGAACGCCGCGCGGAGATCGGCCTGCGCCGCGCCCTGGGCGCCACCCGGGGCCACATCCGCACGCAGTTCCTGGCGGAGTCGCTGCTGCTGTCGGCCCTGGGCGGTGCGGCGGGCGCGCTCCTGGGGGCGGGGGTGACGGCGTCGTACGCGGCGTCGCAGTCCTGGCCGCCGGTGATCCCGGCCTGGACCCTGGCAGGCGGTCTGGCAGCGACCCTGACAGTAGGCGCCCTGGCGGGCCTCTACCCAGCCCTCCACGCAAGCCGCCTCTCCCCGACAACGGCACTGGCAACGCCGTAG
- a CDS encoding aspartate aminotransferase family protein, producing MGNLITVSKDSTAASGATISATSKAAYDHLWMHFTRMSSYENAPVPTIVRGDGAYIYDETGKRYLDGLAGLFVVQAGHGRTELAEAAAKQAAELAYFPIWSYAHPKAVELAERLAAGAPGDLNKVFFSTGGGEAVETAWKLAKQYFKLTGRPGKYKVISRAVAYHGTPQGALSITGLPGLKAPFEPLVPGAYKVANTNIYRAPLYGDDPEAFGRWAADQIEQQILFEGPETVAAVFLEPVQNAGGCFPPPPGYFARVREICDTYDVLLVSDEVICAFGRLGHMFGCDRYGYVPDLITCAKGMTSGYSPLAACLVSDRVAEPFYAGGNTFPHGYTFGGHPVSCAVALANLDIFEREDLYGHVRANEEAFHATLRRLLDLPIVGDVRGSGFFYGIELVKDKATKETFTAEETERVLYGFLSKALFENGLYCRADDRGDPVVQLAPPLVADQAVFDEAEQILRGVLTDAWAQL from the coding sequence GTGGGGAACCTGATAACCGTGAGCAAGGACAGCACCGCCGCATCCGGCGCCACCATCTCGGCCACCTCGAAGGCCGCGTACGACCACCTGTGGATGCACTTCACCAGGATGTCGTCGTACGAGAACGCCCCCGTGCCCACCATCGTCCGCGGCGACGGCGCGTACATCTACGACGAGACGGGCAAGCGCTACCTCGACGGCCTCGCCGGCCTGTTCGTGGTGCAGGCCGGACACGGCCGCACCGAGCTGGCCGAGGCCGCCGCCAAGCAGGCCGCGGAGCTGGCCTACTTCCCGATCTGGTCCTACGCCCACCCCAAGGCCGTCGAACTCGCCGAGCGGCTCGCGGCCGGCGCCCCCGGCGACCTGAACAAGGTGTTCTTCTCCACCGGCGGCGGCGAGGCGGTCGAGACCGCCTGGAAGCTGGCCAAGCAGTACTTCAAGCTCACCGGCCGGCCCGGCAAGTACAAGGTGATCTCCCGCGCCGTCGCCTACCACGGCACCCCGCAGGGCGCCCTGTCCATCACCGGCCTGCCGGGGCTCAAGGCCCCCTTCGAGCCGCTGGTCCCCGGCGCGTACAAGGTCGCGAACACCAACATCTACCGGGCGCCCCTGTACGGCGACGACCCGGAGGCGTTCGGCCGCTGGGCCGCCGACCAGATCGAGCAGCAGATCCTCTTCGAGGGCCCGGAGACGGTCGCCGCGGTGTTCCTGGAGCCGGTGCAGAACGCCGGCGGCTGCTTCCCGCCGCCGCCCGGGTACTTCGCGCGGGTGCGGGAGATCTGCGACACGTACGACGTCCTGCTCGTCTCCGACGAGGTCATCTGCGCCTTCGGCCGGCTGGGCCACATGTTCGGCTGCGACCGGTACGGCTACGTGCCCGACCTCATCACCTGTGCCAAGGGCATGACCTCCGGCTACTCGCCGCTCGCCGCCTGCCTGGTCTCCGACCGCGTCGCCGAGCCCTTCTACGCCGGCGGCAACACCTTCCCGCACGGCTACACCTTCGGCGGCCACCCCGTCTCCTGCGCGGTCGCCCTCGCCAACCTCGACATCTTCGAGCGCGAGGACCTCTACGGCCACGTACGTGCCAACGAGGAGGCGTTCCACGCCACCCTGCGCCGGCTGCTCGACCTGCCGATCGTCGGCGACGTGCGCGGCAGCGGCTTCTTCTACGGCATCGAGCTGGTGAAGGACAAGGCCACCAAGGAGACCTTCACGGCCGAGGAGACCGAGCGGGTCCTCTACGGCTTCCTCTCCAAGGCGCTCTTCGAGAACGGCCTGTACTGCCGCGCCGACGACCGCGGCGACCCGGTGGTGCAGCTCGCCCCGCCGCTCGTCGCCGACCAGGCGGTCTTCGACGAGGCGGAGCAGATCCTGCGGGGCGTCCTCACGGACGCCTGGGCGCAGCTCTGA
- a CDS encoding ABC transporter ATP-binding protein encodes MLVLDDVTVRYGARAAVDGIALDVADHEIVSVLGPSGSGKSTLLRAVAGLQPVAGGRVLLGGRDLAGVPAHRRGVGLMFQDQQLFPHRDVGGNVSFGLRMHGASRAAARERVAELLSLVGLPGAQRRAVGALSGGEQQRVALARALAPSPQLLMLDEPLGQLDRSLRERLVVELRRLFGRLGTTVLAVTHDQGEAFALSDRVVVMREGRVAQTGTPVEVWERPADEFVARFLGFANVVRGTVRGSAAETPWGRLGVADSGASGERPLLVRPAGVRVGPSGTGLVCAVVGRTFRGDHVLLTLRPDTGPELESSVPLRGAPEAGDRVGVEFDPSEVVVLGG; translated from the coding sequence ATGCTCGTACTCGACGACGTCACCGTGCGCTACGGCGCCCGCGCCGCGGTCGACGGGATCGCCCTCGACGTCGCGGACCACGAGATCGTCAGCGTCCTCGGGCCCAGCGGCAGCGGCAAGTCCACGCTGCTGCGGGCGGTGGCCGGACTGCAGCCCGTCGCGGGCGGGCGGGTGCTGCTCGGCGGGCGGGATCTGGCCGGGGTGCCGGCGCACCGGCGGGGGGTCGGGCTGATGTTCCAGGACCAGCAGTTGTTCCCGCACCGGGACGTGGGCGGGAACGTGTCCTTCGGGCTGCGCATGCACGGGGCCTCGCGGGCGGCGGCCCGGGAGCGGGTGGCGGAACTGCTGTCGCTCGTCGGGCTGCCGGGGGCGCAACGGCGCGCGGTGGGGGCGCTGTCGGGCGGGGAGCAGCAGCGGGTGGCGCTGGCGCGGGCGCTGGCGCCGTCGCCGCAACTGCTGATGCTGGACGAGCCGCTGGGGCAGTTGGACCGCTCGCTGCGGGAACGGCTGGTGGTGGAGCTGCGGCGGCTCTTCGGGCGGCTGGGCACGACGGTGCTGGCGGTCACGCACGACCAGGGGGAGGCGTTCGCGCTCTCCGACCGGGTGGTGGTGATGCGGGAGGGGCGCGTGGCGCAGACCGGCACGCCGGTGGAGGTGTGGGAGCGGCCGGCCGACGAGTTCGTGGCGCGGTTCCTGGGGTTTGCGAACGTGGTACGGGGGACGGTGCGCGGCTCGGCGGCGGAGACGCCGTGGGGGCGGCTGGGGGTGGCCGACTCCGGGGCGTCGGGGGAGCGGCCGCTGCTGGTACGGCCGGCGGGGGTGCGGGTGGGCCCCTCGGGCACGGGGCTGGTCTGCGCGGTGGTGGGGCGGACGTTCCGGGGGGACCACGTACTGCTGACGCTGCGACCGGACACGGGACCGGAGCTGGAGTCATCGGTGCCACTGCGGGGCGCACCGGAGGCGGGGGACCGGGTGGGCGTGGAGTTCGACCCGTCGGAGGTGGTGGTGCTCGGGGGGTGA
- a CDS encoding response regulator transcription factor, which yields MRVLVAEDEPVLAAAVREWLRAEAHAVDVAYDGAAALERAAVHDYDVVVLDRDLPAVHGDDVCRGLVRSGSAARVLMLTASADVADRVAGLGLGADDYLTKPFAFPELAARVHALGRRARPAAPPVLRRAGIALDPARHEVVRDGRYVPLSRKEFAVLAELLRAEGAPVSAELLLEKAWDEHADPFTGAVRLAVLKLRRKLGEPPVVETVTGVGYRIP from the coding sequence ATGAGGGTGCTGGTCGCCGAAGACGAGCCGGTGCTCGCCGCCGCGGTCCGCGAGTGGCTGCGCGCCGAGGCGCACGCCGTCGACGTCGCGTACGACGGCGCCGCCGCGCTGGAGCGCGCCGCCGTCCACGACTACGACGTCGTCGTCCTCGACCGCGACCTGCCCGCCGTCCACGGCGACGACGTCTGCCGCGGCCTCGTCCGCTCCGGCTCGGCCGCGCGCGTGCTGATGCTCACCGCCTCCGCCGACGTCGCCGACCGCGTTGCGGGACTCGGCCTCGGCGCCGACGACTACCTCACCAAGCCGTTCGCCTTCCCCGAACTCGCCGCCCGCGTCCACGCCCTCGGCCGCCGCGCCCGGCCCGCCGCGCCGCCCGTGCTCCGCCGCGCCGGGATCGCCCTGGACCCGGCCAGGCACGAGGTCGTACGCGACGGGCGCTATGTGCCCCTGTCCCGCAAGGAGTTCGCCGTCCTCGCCGAACTGCTCCGCGCGGAGGGCGCCCCGGTCTCCGCGGAACTCCTGCTGGAGAAGGCGTGGGACGAGCACGCCGACCCCTTCACCGGCGCCGTCCGCCTCGCGGTGCTCAAGCTGCGCCGCAAGCTCGGCGAGCCGCCCGTCGTCGAGACCGTCACCGGCGTCGGATACCGCATCCCATGA
- a CDS encoding LOG family protein, producing the protein MPHSPFEIESLAEFDTAVTSGSISGFRVQSVDLTDRTRLLLTADVHGAVFLGCPMAEEAAHRVQRDGALVFPVVPDLPFDPYRGALYTPDELFAGLARGYEQTPDARSYAWFERTRAEHDIFAAVIRGMHDESMSNALDERLRACRPVVGVMGGHALERGGEDYAGAARLGRALVRAGFDVATGGGPGAMEAANLGAYAAEFDDAMLAEAVRMLGKAPSFTPSVAQWAEAAFAVRERWPGGGDSIGIPTWFYGHEPPNAFAGHIAKYFANALREDGLLARSTAGVVFLPGAAGTVQEIFDAATPNYYESRGEPRPMVLVGRAHWSARLPAWQLLSALADGRPMAPRIALVDAVDEAPEALLKMGAAG; encoded by the coding sequence ATGCCGCACTCCCCTTTCGAGATCGAGTCCCTGGCCGAGTTCGACACCGCCGTCACCTCCGGTTCCATCAGCGGGTTCCGCGTGCAGTCCGTCGATCTGACGGACCGCACGCGGCTGCTGCTCACCGCCGACGTGCACGGCGCGGTGTTCCTCGGCTGCCCGATGGCCGAGGAGGCGGCGCACCGCGTGCAGCGCGACGGCGCGCTGGTCTTCCCCGTCGTGCCGGATCTGCCGTTCGATCCGTACCGGGGCGCGCTCTACACCCCGGACGAGCTGTTCGCGGGCCTGGCGCGGGGGTATGAGCAGACGCCGGACGCCCGCTCGTACGCCTGGTTCGAGCGCACCCGCGCCGAGCACGACATATTCGCCGCCGTCATACGCGGCATGCACGACGAGTCGATGTCCAACGCGCTGGACGAGCGGCTGCGCGCCTGCCGCCCCGTCGTCGGCGTCATGGGCGGGCACGCGCTGGAGCGCGGCGGCGAGGACTACGCGGGCGCGGCCCGGCTGGGCCGGGCGCTGGTGCGCGCCGGGTTCGACGTGGCCACGGGCGGCGGCCCCGGCGCGATGGAGGCGGCCAACCTGGGCGCGTACGCGGCGGAGTTCGACGACGCGATGCTGGCCGAGGCGGTGCGGATGCTGGGCAAGGCGCCGTCGTTCACGCCCTCGGTGGCCCAGTGGGCCGAGGCGGCGTTCGCGGTACGGGAGCGGTGGCCGGGCGGCGGCGACTCGATCGGCATCCCCACCTGGTTCTACGGCCACGAGCCGCCGAACGCCTTCGCGGGGCACATCGCGAAGTACTTCGCGAACGCGCTGCGCGAGGACGGGCTGCTGGCCCGCAGCACCGCGGGCGTGGTGTTCCTGCCGGGGGCGGCGGGCACGGTGCAGGAGATCTTCGACGCGGCGACGCCCAACTACTACGAGTCGCGCGGCGAGCCGCGGCCGATGGTGCTGGTGGGCCGCGCCCACTGGTCGGCGCGGCTGCCGGCGTGGCAGTTGCTGTCGGCGCTGGCGGACGGCCGGCCGATGGCGCCGCGGATCGCGCTGGTCGACGCGGTGGACGAGGCGCCGGAGGCGCTGCTGAAGATGGGCGCCGCCGGCTAG
- a CDS encoding peptidoglycan-binding protein has protein sequence MTARPATARQEPGPGNPPGEDPPAADPPPSRRGRHRRRRRRIAAGAVFLAATGGAAAAGLGLGGTGDPAGAADGELPPATAEVTRDTLVDTRSADAELGHGPATGAAARTGGTLTRLPRAGARVARGEALYALDDEPVTLLYGDLPAYRALAPGTEGTDVAQLEHNLSALGYTGFTVDDTYSDATAAAVRDWQDDLGAESTGRVEPEQVVFAPGPVVVASVDAQRGDLVAPGADVLTYTGTAVAVTAELDVADRRLARRGAEVGVELPDGRTVRGTVGEVSVRTRPAEGEEEAQTVVEVVVRLKGAEARKAASAYDEAGVHVDFTAGRREDVLTVPVAALLALAEGGFGVEVVADGTTRYVPVETGLFAGGRVEVSGPGLTAGTKVGVPR, from the coding sequence ATGACCGCGCGGCCCGCCACCGCCCGGCAGGAGCCGGGCCCCGGGAACCCGCCCGGGGAAGACCCACCCGCCGCGGACCCGCCTCCCTCGCGCCGCGGCCGGCACCGCCGCAGGCGGCGGCGGATCGCCGCCGGGGCGGTGTTCCTCGCCGCGACCGGCGGCGCCGCGGCGGCCGGACTCGGCCTCGGCGGCACCGGCGACCCGGCCGGTGCCGCGGACGGCGAACTGCCCCCGGCCACCGCCGAGGTGACCCGGGACACGCTGGTCGACACCCGCAGCGCCGACGCGGAGCTGGGCCATGGCCCGGCCACCGGCGCCGCCGCCCGCACCGGCGGCACGCTCACGCGACTGCCGCGCGCGGGCGCGCGGGTGGCCCGCGGCGAGGCGCTGTACGCGCTGGACGACGAGCCGGTGACCCTGCTGTACGGGGACCTGCCCGCGTACCGCGCGCTGGCACCCGGCACCGAGGGCACGGACGTGGCGCAACTGGAGCACAACCTGAGCGCACTCGGCTACACCGGCTTCACCGTGGACGACACGTACTCCGACGCCACGGCCGCCGCCGTCCGCGACTGGCAGGACGACCTGGGCGCCGAGTCAACGGGCCGGGTGGAGCCGGAGCAGGTGGTGTTCGCGCCGGGCCCGGTCGTCGTGGCGAGCGTCGACGCGCAGCGCGGGGACCTCGTCGCACCGGGCGCCGACGTCCTCACGTACACCGGCACCGCCGTGGCCGTCACCGCGGAACTGGACGTCGCGGACCGGCGGCTCGCGCGGCGGGGCGCGGAGGTGGGCGTGGAGCTGCCGGACGGGCGGACGGTGCGCGGCACGGTCGGGGAGGTGTCCGTACGGACCCGGCCGGCCGAGGGCGAGGAGGAGGCGCAGACGGTCGTGGAGGTCGTCGTCCGGCTGAAGGGCGCGGAGGCGCGGAAGGCGGCGTCCGCGTACGACGAGGCGGGCGTGCACGTCGACTTCACCGCGGGCCGCCGCGAGGACGTGCTGACGGTGCCGGTCGCGGCGCTGCTGGCGCTGGCGGAGGGCGGCTTCGGCGTGGAGGTGGTGGCGGACGGCACGACGCGGTACGTACCGGTGGAGACGGGCCTGTTCGCCGGCGGCCGGGTCGAGGTCTCGGGCCCGGGCCTGACGGCGGGCACGAAGGTGGGCGTGCCGCGGTGA